In the Dictyostelium discoideum AX4 chromosome 6 chromosome, whole genome shotgun sequence genome, AGCTATTTATAAACATGGATTTATCTAAtcgttgttattattattattttggttttttttttataaaaaaaaaaaaaacaattgattcCATCttctttgtaaataattcaCACATAGCACAAAAAAGCCAatacacaaaaaaaacaactatATTATGTATAAATCCTCACCCACTCACTCACTCACTCATAttataaaatctttaattatCTAGAATGatctttttttcaattggcattcaataaaactataatagtaaatattctttaaagATACTAATTTAGGGAGAATGGGTTTTTTAGgccaaaattaaatgaaaaaatcgTGGCTCACTCAATTAATCCAAACTCTCGACATATTAAATCTAACAAATACTAATATCTAtatacatttattatttttttttatttttttatttttttatttttttctaaacaaattattttattctttctaaaattattataaaaagcttttcaaaaaaaaaataataatatgtttcaagaattaaaaaaaaaacaatattaataataataataataataataataataataataataataataataataataataataataataataataataacaataataaaaaaaacaaaaaaaaacattttaatttttaaattttaattatccaataatatttatttataaaaaaaaaaaaaaaaaaaaaaaaaaataaaattaaaaaagaaaaaaaaaaaaaataatattaattaaatatcttttgtaaatattctttttaaaagccgaaaaaatcttaaataaaaaaatgattatattattactttcaattattatttttattttatatattgtaAAAATTGTAAGTAttcaaacaaaaataaaaaaaataaaaataaaaaaatataatatattaataaaataataattttttttttaaaaaaaattagtttaaaaataaatcatgttgtggtaatgaaattatattacCACCTGGACCAATTAGTTTACCATTTATTGGTAATTTACATCAATTAGCAATTGATCCACATTTAGCAATTCAAAAACTTATGTTTAAATATGGAAATGTTATGACAGTTTATTTCGCAAATATTAAAACTGTTGTAATATCCGatccaaattatttaaaagaagtATTTGTAAATCAATCACATAAAACCAGTGATAGATATTTAATGGGTACATCTAGAATCATTGGTAATGAAAAAGATATACTCTTTTCAAATGGTCAATATTGGAAAAACTATAGACAAATCTTGGCTCAATCATTCTTAAAACTTAGAGACCATAAAGGTATTACCGAAAAGATTTCATTGGAATCTGTAAAGTTATCACAAGCATTTGAATGGTATGCCACCTCTGGTCAAGTGGTTAACCCATGCTCACTATTCAAAATGTATACATTAAATGTTATAATGCAATTACTTTATTCCCATCGTTCTTCTTACGATTTAAAAGGACAACATCCAATAATTGATGCATTAAAAATGGTTGAAGAATCATTAGCTGTTGGAAATGTACTCGATCTatttccaattttaaatattttcttaaagaaaaataaattaaaattagttaataatttacaacaaGTTTGGTCATATAGTCaagattcaattaaagaacatagagaaaaattattaataaatcctGAAAAGtatgtttaaatttaaattaatcaaataataataataataataattttaaattaatcaaatattaataacttttttattttttattttttattttttagaattgatgatttattagatttatttattaatgaaattaaattaagtAAAAATTCAGAattttttgatgatgaagGATTGTATAGAGTTTGttcagatttattattatcaggaACTGAAACTTCGTCATCAACAATGTcatggttattattatttttaattaataatccaaattttCAAGATAAAGTTAGAACTGAACTTTTGGAAGCAACTGGTGGTAAGAAAACAATTGGATTAACAGAGAAATCAAAAACACCTTTTTTCAATGCATGTATTAAAGAAGCATTACGTATTAGACCAGTTGGTGCATTATCATTACCAAGAATTGCAAGTGAAGATGTAACTTGCGGGCCATATACCATCGAAAAGGGTagtcaaataataatgaatgtTTATGGTTTAGCTATGGATCCAACAGTTTGGGAAGATCCTGAAACTTTTAATCCATATAGATGGTTATCAAGTGATATCTCTCAATCAACTTACTCTTTCATTCCATTTGGTTGTGGTTCAAGAGTATGTGTTGGTTCATCATTAGCAAGAGATGAAATTTTCTTGGGAATCggtaatattttattaaattatattttcgAATCTCAAAATGGTAAACCAATCAATGAAAAAGGTCATTTTGGTATTGCTTTACAAACTGTTGATTATAATGTAAAATTAACTAAAATTTAATCAACcaaatcaaaaatcaattttaaaatatttttttaaataaaaaaaaaaaaaaaaaaaaaaaaaaatatctaataataattgtaaatacaatcttaaaaaaaaaaaaagaaataaaaataaaaaataaaaataaaacaattattaaattaattccttatgttatttttatttttatttttatttttaatacaatttaaaattatttatttaattaatttaattaactttttttttttttgttttttttgtttatgtttatgtttttttttttttattaattaattgtatcATCATTTGCAGAAATTTTAAGGAAAACATCTTCTAAACTTGTTTGACTAAAACTCCATTCTTGTAAATGATGATCATATTTATGAGAAACCAAATATTGATACAAGTCAGAAATAACTGTATTCTTTGGGAAACGATAATTATAACTACCATCAAATGATTCGGTAAGAACTGCTTGTGGTGAGAATTTTGTAATTAATTCTGTTGGATTATGAGTATTAATATATGGTTCTTCAACATTAATTCTAACTGAATAACCATCACCAAATTTAgctttcaaatgattttgtGTACCAATACATTGTAATTTACCTTGTGAAATAATTGCAATACGACTTGATAAAACATCAGCTTCTTCCATTCtataaattaaacaaattaattaattaattaattaataattattaaaaagattaattattattattattattattattattattattattattattattattattattattattattattattattattattattattattatttatatttatatactTACGAATGTGTtgttaaaataattgatctattcttttttaagTCATTAATTGTACGCCATAAATCCCTTCTCAATTCAGAAGAAATACCTGTGCTTGGttctaattaaattattaaaaaaattattattattagtaatttttttttatttttttttttatttaaaaaaacataccaTCAAGGAAAATAATTGAAGAATCACCAGTCATTGCAACAGCAAATGATAATCTTCTTTTCATACCACCACTTAATTCTTTAACTAATCTTTCTTTAACTTCAAAGAGGTTAACTTCTTTAAGAATACTTTCAACTGATTGAATTTCTCTTTCTGGTGGGACACCTTTTAGACGAGTAAAGTAAAGTAAAGTTTCAACACAACTTAAATCTTCCCAAAAGATATCGAATTGCATGGCAACACCAATTACATGATGAATATTATCCATATCATAACGAATATCTAAACCTGCAACATGAGCAGTTCCAGATGTTGGTGTATATAAACCAGTGAGCATACTGATTGTTGTGGTTTTACCAGCACCATTTGCACCTAAAAATCCTAAAACCTCACCTTTTCTAActgataaatataaattatcaacCGATGGTTTTGGACGACCGACATAATGTTTTGTTAAACCTTCAATTATAACTGTCATTTCATTTGGATCATATCTACGATTGATaatcatttctttttcttctaaaacatcttcatcttcaacaatttcttgttcaccattattattttcaacatcaaaatctgctgaattaattaaacttgAAGTTTCACTAAATCTAcgaccaccaccactaccaccattgattgtatttgatttatcattatctttatttttaaataaatttaaaattggttttaaaaagaataatggATGACTTGGTACACCAAATTCTCTTGGTAAAACTTGATCTAAATAAAGTgctattaataaataaactattgcATCAATATATAaccaaaatataatttttgacATTTCAAATTCCCATGTATATGCTGACCATTCTGGACATAAATCAATACCACATTGTGTACTTAATTGTGACATTCCTCTATAAAATGCTAATAATGGTATCcaataatactttttttaaaaaaaaaaatattaaaataaaataaataaattagtaaataaataaaaagaaagaaaagaaaaaaaaaaaaaacttactggTACTGGTGGAgttgaatctttaaaaacTTGATAAGAAagtattgaatttaaatttacagcAATAATAACTAAAAAGTAACCAAAAATTGAAGCAGCACgagtttttttgaaaaatgtaCTTaggaaaaatgaaaaagtaaTCATTGAATTTCCCCATGCAAAAAGGAATAAAAACATTGCAAATTGTGATCCCTTTACAAAAACTGCA is a window encoding:
- the CYP516A1 gene encoding cytochrome P450 family protein; this encodes MIILLLSIIIFILYIVKIFKNKSCCGNEIILPPGPISLPFIGNLHQLAIDPHLAIQKLMFKYGNVMTVYFANIKTVVISDPNYLKEVFVNQSHKTSDRYLMGTSRIIGNEKDILFSNGQYWKNYRQILAQSFLKLRDHKGITEKISLESVKLSQAFEWYATSGQVVNPCSLFKMYTLNVIMQLLYSHRSSYDLKGQHPIIDALKMVEESLAVGNVLDLFPILNIFLKKNKLKLVNNLQQVWSYSQDSIKEHREKLLINPEKIDDLLDLFINEIKLSKNSEFFDDEGLYRVCSDLLLSGTETSSSTMSWLLLFLINNPNFQDKVRTELLEATGGKKTIGLTEKSKTPFFNACIKEALRIRPVGALSLPRIASEDVTCGPYTIEKGSQIIMNVYGLAMDPTVWEDPETFNPYRWLSSDISQSTYSFIPFGCGSRVCVGSSLARDEIFLGIGNILLNYIFESQNGKPINEKGHFGIALQTVDYNVKLTKI
- the abcA9 gene encoding ABC transporter A family protein; its protein translation is MWGASDKKYKSNQFRAMFFKNATFIKRQKCSLCVQISIPLILVIILVIVNFWVKSQIGSLQTNGGKLMNSTSTYQYNSLTFGYMLSVNENNITEIGYKDSDGSGSGLLNYTPQLYIPAFKAYTPFFVPFASVENMDDKILAMKENATFESLSSETLPLSALIFNDFNVNNRSLDYTIQCEEQSRYSFYPYEAFVAFSMNTMTTTILNYFLGGNGTIYKSNIATLPYYQQSTTIDIASLLGGSFYPFALSFIMPLFIYSIVYEKQEKLRDLSLMMGLKIRNYWFMTYIFNFLIYFIIIVFVVGVSSIFGFAVFVKGSQFAMFLFLFAWGNSMITFSFFLSTFFKKTRAASIFGYFLVIIAVNLNSILSYQVFKDSTPPVPYYWIPLLAFYRGMSQLSTQCGIDLCPEWSAYTWEFEMSKIIFWLYIDAIVYLLIALYLDQVLPREFGVPSHPLFFLKPILNLFKNKDNDKSNTINGGSGGGRRFSETSSLINSADFDVENNNGEQEIVEDEDVLEEKEMIINRRYDPNEMTVIIEGLTKHYVGRPKPSVDNLYLSVRKGEVLGFLGANGAGKTTTISMLTGLYTPTSGTAHVAGLDIRYDMDNIHHVIGVAMQFDIFWEDLSCVETLLYFTRLKGVPPEREIQSVESILKEVNLFEVKERLVKELSGGMKRRLSFAVAMTGDSSIIFLDEPSTGISSELRRDLWRTINDLKKNRSIILTTHSMEEADVLSSRIAIISQGKLQCIGTQNHLKAKFGDGYSVRINVEEPYINTHNPTELITKFSPQAVLTESFDGSYNYRFPKNTVISDLYQYLVSHKYDHHLQEWSFSQTSLEDVFLKISANDDTIN